DNA sequence from the Alphaproteobacteria bacterium genome:
CCGCAGCACTTCGCCCGCAAGATGGAGCGAGCCGCAAATCAGGAGCCGGGCGGCGGCGGCGCTTTGGCGGGATAAATCCTGCACCGCCTGACGCATGTCGAGCGCCGGGGCTGGATCGTGAATTCCGGCGGCGGCGGCGGCGGCGACGGCATCCCGAAGCGTCAGGCTGTTGGGTTCGCCCGGAATCGTCACCGCCCGCAGCGCCGCCGCATGAGACGCGAGCGGCGCGAGAAATTCCTGCGGATTTTTGCTGTTCAGCATGCCGTAGACGATAAAAAGCGGCTTGGGCCGCGCGCCGTCCCGGTGCTTCCAGTCTTCAGCCTGAATCGCCAGCACCTCGCCCGCCGAATCATTATGCCCGCCATCGAGCCATAATTCCCAGTTTTTGGGGATGAGGTCGATAAGAGGCCCGCTTTTGAGTCGCTGGAGCCGCGCCGGCCATTCGACCTTCTGCAAGCCGTCGGCAATGGCGTGGTCGCTGATTTTCTCGCCCGCGCCGAGCCGCAGGATAGCCAGCGCCAGCGAGGCATTAGCAATCTGGTGCGCGCCCAGCAAGCCGGGCAGCGGCAGTTCCAGCGTTCCCAGGCGGTCGGCATAACGGAAAGCCTTGCTGCCCGACGGATCGACGCGCCATTCGCGCCCGAAGCGCAGCAGCGGAGCGCGGATTTTTTGGGCCTCCGCGGCGAAGACCGGCTCGATGTCCGCCGTCTGATGCCCGATCAGGCAGGGAACGCCCTCTTTCATGATTCCGGCTTTTTCCATGGCGATGTCGGCGAGCGTCTTGCCGAGATAATCGCGGTGATCGAAGGAAATGCGCGTGATCGCGGTCGCGATAGGCTTCGCCACGACATTGGTCGAATCGCGACGCCCGCCGAGGCCGGTTTCCATGACCAGGAAATCGGCAGGCGTCCGCGCGAAAGCGGCAAGAGCCGCCGCCGTGATCAGCTCGAAAAAGCTGACCGCGCCGGACGCCGCTTTCGCTTTGGCTTCAGCCTCGGCGAGAATGGCGACAAGCTCATTTTCGCCGATCAGTTTTCCGGCCAAGCGGATGCGTTCGTTGAAATCGACGAGATGCGGCGAGGTATAGACATGCACCCGCTTGCCCGCCGCTTCCAGCATGGCGCGCAGAAAGGCGCAGGTGCTGCCCTTGCCGTTCGTGCCCGCGACATGGATCACCGGCGGCAGATGTTCCTGCGGGCTGCCGAGCGCGTTGAGCAGATCGTAATAGGCGGGACGCAGGCTTATATCGAGTTTTGGGAATTCGGCTTCCAGCCGCGCCAGCATCGCTACGGAATTTTCCCGCGCTTCGGTCATGCGCGCGCGCCGACGAGGCGGGGCAGCATCGCCGTTCCCGGCATCAGCAGGCCGAGAATGCGCGCGAGCGTCGCGTGCAGCTCCTTGCGCGTCACCACGATATCGACCATGCCGTGATCGAGCAGATATTCGGAACGCTGAAATCCCGGCGGCAGCGTTTCGCGGATCGTGCTTTCGATCACCCGCGCGCCCGCGAAGCCTATCGTCGCGCCGCGCTCGGCGATGTGAATGTCGCCGACCATGGCGAAAGACGCCGTCACGCCGCCGGTGGTCGGATCGGTAAGAACCACGATATAGGGAAGTCCGGCGCGCCGGACTTCCTCCACCGCGATGATCGTGCGCGGCATCTGCATCAAGGATAGCGCGCCTTCCTGCATCCGCGCGCCGCCCGAAGCCGGAATCGCGATGAAGGCCGAACGGGTTTCGATCGCGCGGCGCGCGGCGACGACGAAGCCCTCGCCGACGCCGGTTCCCATCGATCCGCCCATGAAGGCGAAGTCGAAGACGGCGGCGACGGCGCTCTGGCCGCCGATTTTGCCTTCGGCGGCGATCAGCGCGTCATTCCGCCCGGTCTTGCTTTGCGCGTCCTTGAGCCGCTCGGCATAGCGTTTCTGGTCGCGGAATTTGAGCGGATCGGGACGCACTTTCGGCATTTCGATGAATTTATACTGGGCGCCATCGAACAGGATGTCGCAGCGCTTCACGGCGCTGAGCTTGAGGTGATGGCCGCAGTGGCGGCAGACATCCAGATTTTCCTCGAGTTCGCGCTTGAACAGCATCGCGCCGCAACCCGGGCATTTGTCCCACAGATTGTCGGGCACGTCCTTCGAGGGCGCGACAAGGCCCCGGATTTTAGGGCGGACGAAATTTTGCAGCCAGTTCATGAATCAGTTCCTATGCGCGGCATCGGCCAGTTGCCGGACGAGGCCAAGCAGGTTGGGCATCATTTGTGCCCCGGCTTGGCCTGTGCCGTCAAGGTTGGCGGCAATGCAACCGGCGAGCGCGCTGCCGACCACCACGCCGTCGACATCCCCGGCGATGGCCTTGATCTGTTCCGGCGCGCGCAGCCCGAAACCGGCCGCGATGGGCAGTTTCGTGTGGCGGCGGAACTCGGCGATGGCTTCGGCGACGTCTTTCCCGGCGGCGCTCTTGGTGCCGGTGATGCCGGTGATGGAGACATAATAAAGAAATCCGCTCGCGCCGTTCAGCACCTTGGGCAGCCGCGCGGCATCGGTGGTCGGCGTCGCGAGATGAATGACGTCCAATCCGGCGGCCTGCGCGCCGCTGCGGAATTCTTCATCTTCCTCGGGCGGCAGATCGACGATGATAAAACCGTCGATGCCGGCCTGCGCCGCGTCCTCGATAAATTTTTCCGGCCCATAGGCGAGGATCGGATTGAAATATCCCATCAGAATCAGCGGCGTTTTTTGGTTCTCGCGGCGGAAGCCGCGCGCCAGATCGAGCGTGCGATGCATCGTCGCGCCATTGTTCAGCGCGCGCAGACCGGCGGCCTGGATCGCGGGTCCGTCCGCCATCGGATCGCTGAACGGCATCCCGAGCTCGATGATATCCGCGCCCGCGCCCGGCAGCTCGCGCAGAATCTTCGCCGCCGTCTCATGGTCGGGATCGCCCGCCATGACGAAGGCGATCAAGGCGGCGCGGTTCGCCGCCTTGGTCTTGGCGAAAGCGGCGGCGATGCGGCCGGTCATATCGCCACTCCCAGCATCTTCGCCACGGTGAAAATATCCTTGTCGCCGCGCCCGCTGAGATTGACGACGAGCAGATGATCCTTGGGCAATCCCGGCGCGATCTTCATCACCTGCGCCAACGCATGCGAAGGCTCAAGCGCCGGAATGATCCCTTCCATCTTCGCGCAGAACTGAAAAGCGTCCAGCGCCTCATTGTCGGTGATGGAAACGTAATCGACGCGCTTGTTGTCGAACAGCCAGGCATGCTCCGGCCCGATGCCGGGATAATCGAGACCGGCGGAAATCGAATGCGCCTCGGTGATCTGCCCGTCCGGCGTCTGCAGGTAATAGCTCTTCATGCCGTGCATCACGGCGGGCGAGCCTCCGGCCAGGCTGGCGGCATGCTTGTCGGTATCGACCCCGTGTCCCGCCGCCTCCACCGCGATCATCTTCACCTCGGACTCATCGAGAAAATCGTGAAACAGGCCGAGCGCGTTCGATCCGCCGCCGACGCAGGCGACCAGCGTATCGGGCAGCCGCCCCTCGGCCTTCAGCATCTGCGCGCGCGTCTCGCGGCCGATGATCGATTGAAAATCGCGCACCATCATCGGATAGGGATGCGGCCCCGCGACCGAGCCGATGATGTAAAACGTGTCATGGACGTTGCCGACCCAGTCCCTTAAAGCCTCGTTCATCGCGTCCTTGAGCGAGCGCGAGCCGCTTTCCACCGGCACGACTTCCGCGCCGAGCAGCTTCATGCGGAACACGTTGGGCTGCTGGCGCTCGACATCGAGCGCGCCCATATAGACGGTGCAGGGCAGGTTGAACAGCGCCGCGACCGTCGCGGTCGCCACGCCATGCTGCCCCGCGCCGGTCTCGGCGATGATGCGCGTCTTGCCCATCCGCTTGGCGAGCAAAATCTGCCCCATGCAATGATTGATCTTATGCGCGCCGGTGTGATTGAGCTCCTCGCGCTTGAAATAGATTTTCGCGCCGCCGAGAGACTCTGTCATCCGCGCCGCGTAATAAAGCGGCGAAGGCCGCCCGACATAATGCTCGAGATAATAATCAAGCTCGGCCTGGAAAGCCGGATCATCCTTGGCCGCGATATAGGCTTCCTCGACCCTGAGGATCAGCGGCATCAGCGTTTCGGCGACATAACGCCCGCCATAAGGGCCGAAATGGCCGCGCGCGTCGGGCATTTGCTTGAAGGAATTGGCGATGGTCATGCCGTACCTCATAGACGGGCTTTCGGCCTTGCGTCAAATGCCTCCAGACCCTAGGAGCGCAATTCGGGAAACCGCTTGAGAATAGCGGCATGGGCCGGCAGGGAGGGCGCCGCGCCCTTGACTTCGACCGACATGGCCGCCGCCGCGGAGGCAAATTCCATCGCGGCATCGAAACTGCGGTTTTCCGCCAGACCACCCGCCAGATTGCCAAGAAAGCAATCGCCTGCCGCCGTCGGGTCGACGGCCCTGCGGGCCTGCCTGGGAGGATGTTCGGCATGCTTGCCGTCCATGACGCTGATCTGGCCGCGCTTGCCCAGCGTGACGACAATTCTTTGGCCGCGATGGGTTGCGATCGAAGCCGCATGGCGGACGATCCGGCTTGCCGAGGCATTTTCCTTGATGGCGGCCTCTGCCAGCATGCCGAGTTCGGTTTCGTTGACGACCAGGATGTCGGTGGCCCGCATCAGGCCGCGCGGAATCTTGCGCGCGGGCGACGGGTTCAGAATATTGATCGTTTCATTGGCATGGCCCCGGACGAAGAGCGCCGTAACGAAGGGCAGCGGCGTCTCGAACTGGCTGACCACTATATCGTTGGGGGAAAGCGGGATTCGTTGCGCATCCTTGGGCGAAAGCTCCATATTCGCCCCGCCGGCAACGACGATGGTGTTTTTGTCGCCCGCGACCGTGATCAGCGCCGTGCCGGTATGTTCTTTGCCGGATGTCCCGATAAGAGAAACATCGACTCCATTTTCCTTCAAATAAGCCAGCAGGCGAATGCCGGCATCGTCTTCGCCTACTTTGCCCGCAAGCATCGTGGAAGCGCCGTAGCGCGCGCTGGCAATGGCCTGATTGAGGCCCTTGCCGCCGGGAAAATACTCGAGCTTTTCGGCATGGATCGTCTCGCCGGGCAGCGGCAAGCGTCTCGCATAGGCGACGACGTCCATATTGATGCTGCCGGCGATGACGACCTTGGGCATGATTAAGTCGGGGTAGAAGAATCAGGCGGATTTCCCCGCGGGATGCCCGGCACGCCGTTGGGTCTAACGGGAGGAGGCACGGAACGCGAAGCAGGCTTCGCGGAACTGTTTAGCCTGTTCACCACCTCATTCTGCTTTGGCATGGCCGTGCCGGCGCCCTGGCCTTCCCTGGCGATGGCGCCAGCGGCGGCGGAGAAGGTGAGCGCGACCCTCATGCTCTTCTCATCGGCGATGCTGGCGGCCAGATTGCCGATCACGCAATCTTCCATGCCGGTGACATCCACGTTATTGGCGTCCACTTCCGACTTGAGGATCAGGCCGCGCTGGCCGGTGATGGCGATCAGGCCGTGCTCGCCGCGGATCAGGACGACATCCTGCTTTTCCGGATGGAGGAGCAGCGTTCTTGCACAGCCCGCGAGCTCGTTCGGCGTGGCCTCGGCGAGCGCGAAATCGGTTCCCTTGACTATGATCGAAAGGTTGCGCTCGTTGACGACGATGATATCCGTCAGCGCCTGGAGTTTGGTGGGCAGTTTTTTCGCCGGCGCGAAATTCAGGACGGTCTTGGCTCCCCTGGCCTTGCTCTTCTCGAAAAGAGCGATGAGAATATCGCTCGATATCTCCGTTTGGCCGACCACGACGTCGCCGGGATTGATCTGCACTTCGCGGACATCCTCCTTCGTCAGATGATCGTTCGCGGAATTGGCCGCCATCGTCACGGAATGATGGTCGCCCACGCTTTGCACGAAGGCCTTGCCGGTCGGCGCCATGGGCGTTTTGCCGACATATTTGAGGCCAACCGCCTGCTCCTTCAGATATTTCCGCAAATTCAAGGCTTCCGCGTCTTCGCCGGTCTTACCGACCAGATAAGTCGGCATGCCATAGGCGGCGCTGGCGACGGCCTGGTTCAAGCCCTTGCCGCCGGGAAAGACCCCGTCCTTATTGGCTTTCATGATCTCGTCCGTCCAGGGCAGGCGCTGGAGATAGAAGATATGATCGTAACTGATGGCGCCGGCGATGATGACCTTGGGCTTGATCGGCATAAAGTATCCCTTCAAATCGAATATTGGCGCATGCGCCCTAGGCCGCTGTTATAGCCTTTGCGCCTACCGCACGTCAAAGCGGTTTATGCTTTCATTAACCAATAGCGGCGCAAAAGGCGGCGATTTTGGCTGGATTCTTGACGCCCGGCCTGTCTTCCACGCCGGACGAAACATCCACCTGCGCCGCCCCGCTGATGCCGACGGCCTCTGCGACATTGTCGGGCGTCAGCCCGCCCGCCAGCATCCAGGGCCGGGGAAATGTCCGCCCGGCCAGAAGCCGCCAGTCGAACGCCGCCGCGTTGCCGCCGGGCAAAGAAGCGCCGGGCGCGGGCTTGGCGTCGAACAGCAGCTGATCGGCCAGCGGCGCGTAATCGGCGACGGCGGCGAAATCTTCCGCCGCCGCGATCTTGACCGCTTTGATGATTTTCGCGCCGGTCGCGGCCTTGATCGCCGCCACGCGGCGCGGCGCTTCCGAACCGTGCAGCTGCAGCCAATCGAGCGGAACATGCCGCAATGCGGCTTGCAGCGCCGCGTCATCGGGATCGACGAACAGCCCGGCGATCTGGATTCTTCCCGCCGCCAGCCTCGCGAGCTGAGCCGCCTGCTCAAGCGTCACTGCGCGCGGCGAAAGCGGATGGAAAACCAGCCCCACATAATGCGCGCCCGCGCCGATGGCCGCCGTCAGGCTTTGAGGATCGTTAATGCCGCAGATTTTTACTTTGACCGGCATGAATTTGAACTCGAGGATGTGTTTTCAATTGCGTCAGAATGAGGCGAAAATGCAGGTTTTCGAGCACCGGCGCGCAGCGTACCTTAAATGTACGTGAGCACCGGAAGCGCAGAAAATCTGTATTTGCAGCCCATTATGGCGCAATTGAGAATACATCCTATGGTTCCTGGATGGAACCCGTCACGTAATCGATCCAATAGACTTTCTGGGCGCCCTTGGCTTCGGGAACGATGCAAACGATTTCATAAAGCGGGGGCTTGCCGTCAGGCACGATTTCATGCGCGATGCTGACGATTTCGGCGCAAGGCCTGCCTTTCAGATTGAGGGTGCTTTTGAGCATGCGCTCAACCACGTCCGCGGGCGGAACCTCGCTGATATTCTCCATGGTAATCTTGCTGCCGGTCAGATGACTGCTGAATAATAAAAAGTGCTTTTTCTCCAGGTCGCTGTATTCGCCCGCACAGACGGCGCGGCTGAACAAACCCAGAGCCAGGATAAGCAGGATGCGCATTGTCATGGTACCTCTCTTTCAGTCTTCCGTGGGAGCCAATCTACCCCCGGCGCGGATGGGGCGGATTGAGGATGCAAGCCCGGTGCGATCATCCGTGGTTATGAACGCACCGCACAAAGTCGCCTCGCCTTCAGCGGGAGTCATGCGCTCGGTCGGCAGTTTACGGGTGAATTTGGCGACTGGCACGTCTTTTTTCATGCCGATCACGCTGTCATAATCGCCGGACATGCCCGCGTCCGTCTGATAGGCCGTGCCGCCGGGGAGAATAAAGGCGTCCGCCGTCGGAATATGAGTATGGGTGCCGACCACGGCGCTGACGCGCCCATCCAGATAATGCCCGAAAGCCATTTTCTCCGAACTGGCCTCGGCATGGAAATCGATGAAGATCGCATCGACCGAATGGCCCAGCCGATGGGTCGCCAGAAGCTTTTGCGCCGAGGCGAACGGATCGTCGAGCGCCTCCATGAAAAGCCGCCCCATGAGATTAGCGACCAGCACTTTCTTTCCCGCCGCCGTCGTGATGACGGTTTCGCCCCGCCCCGGCGTGCCTTCGGGGTAATTAAGCGGGCGCAGCAAATGCGGCTCCTGATGAATTTGCCCCAAAAGCTCTTTCTGGTCCCACACATGGTTGCCGGTGGTCAGGCAATGAATGCCGAGGGCGAAAAACTCCCGCGCCAGCTTTTGCGTCACGCCGAAGCCCGCCGCCGCGTTCTCGGCATTGGCGATGATGATGTCCGGGCGCAATTTCTCCTTAAGGCGCGGCAGATGCGCCGCGACCGCCTCGCGCCCGGAGCGCCCCACGATGTCGCCGATAAAAAGTATATTCACGTCAATCCCACTCTAAGCTATGCAGTCTCGATGCATACCATAACTATGTTCGCCCCGGCAAAGATCAACCTATACCTCCATGTCACCGGCAGGCGGGAGGACGGCTATCATCTGCTCGACAGTCTGGTAGCGTTCGCGGATATCGGCGACCGGATCGCGGTCGAGGCGGCGGATCGCTTCGAATTCGCGCTGACGGGGCCGATGGCGGCGAGCCTTGCGGGCGAGAACCCTGAAGGCAATCTGGCCGTCCGCGCCGCGAAAACCCTGGCTCTGGCGGCGAAGAAACCGCTAAACTTCAAAATCACGCTCGAAAAAAATCTTCCCATCGCCTCGGGCATCGGCGGCGGCTCGACCGACGCGGCGGCGGCCTTGCTGGCGCTCGCTCGCTTCTGGAATTTACGGCCGGAAACCCTGCCGCTGCACGAAATCGCGCGTGGGCTGGGGCAGGATATCCCCGCCTGCCTGCTGCGCCGCCCCTGCTATTTCCGCAATATCGGCGACGAGCTCGATCCCGCCCCCAATTTACCGCGCACCGGGATCGTGCTCGCCAATCCCGGCCTGTCGGTGCCGACGCCCGCCGTATTCAAGCGGCGGCAGGGCGATTTCTCGCCCCCTGCCCGTTTGGAACCAGCCGCGACGCTGCAAGACCTGATCGCGGCGCTGAAGACCCGCCGCAACGATCTCTACGCGCCCGCCATCGAACTCGCCCCTGCTATAGCCGACTGCCTGAACGCGGTGGCGGCGACGCAAGATTGCCTGCTCGCGCGCATGTCGGGCAGCGGCGCGACCTGCTTCGGGCTTTATGAAACCGCGGCACTGGCGGGCGCGGCGGCGGCGGCCTTGCAGAAACAGCATCCCGATTGGTGGGTGCAAAGCGGCGTCGTGCCGTTCGCGGATTCATGATATCGCCCCGGACACTTGCCCATAAAATCTGGCAGCGTTTCCCGCCCGCATGGCGGCGCGAGATTCTGTTTCGCCTCTCGTCGGCTTTCGCGCCACGTCCGGACCGGAACCCCATCATTCCGCCGGGCGCGCCGGTGATCGTGGTCGGGCCTCTGGCGGCGGCGACCGGCCTTGGAGAATGGGCGCGGCTTGCGCTGCAAGCCTTCCAGACGGCGGGACTCGACGCGCGCGGTATCGATTTGTCCAAAGCCCTGATGCAGGGCGCGGATTTCCCGCAAACCGCATGGCGCGAAGGACGCGACGCCTATGGCCCCGGCACGCTCGTGCTGCATATCAACGCGCCCTATGTGCCGCTGGCGCTATGGCTCCTCGGACGGCGGCTGGTGCGCGGCAAGAAAATCATCGCCTGCTGGGCCTGGGAATTGCCGGATATTCCCGCCGACTGGCGCTGGGGACTTCCGTTCGCGCATGAGATATGGGGATTGAGCCGCTTCACCGCCGATGCCATCGCCCGTCACACCGCCTTGCCGGTCAAGGTGACGCCGCTGCCGGTCGTCAAAGGCGAAGCATCGCCGCCCGAAGCGCGGCCCTGGGTCAAGCCGAAAGGCGTCTTCGCGGCGCTGACCATGTTCAACATGGCTTCTGGATTCACGCGCAAGAATCCGCTCGGCGCGGTCGAGGCGTTCAAAAAAGCTTTCGGCGACGATCCGGGCTGCATGCTGCTGATCAAGACCGTCAACGGGCAGCATTATCCCGAGGGCCTGGAGGAATTGCGCCGCGCTATCGGCGACGCAGCCAATATCCGGCTTATGGACAAGACTTTCACCGCGGCGGAAACCTCGTCGCTGATCGAAGAATGCGACGCCGTTCTCTCGCTGCACCGCGCGGAAGGGTTCGGGCTGGTTCCCGCCGAAGCGATGCGGCGCGGCAAGCCCGTCGTGGCGACCGGCTGGTCGGGCAATATGGATTTCATGAATGCGGAGAATTCCTGCCCTGTCGGCTACCGCCTCGCGCCCGCGCATGATCCGCAGCGCACCTATGACCACGCCGCGCAAAACTGGGCCGAGCCCGACACCGACGAGGCCGCCGCATGCCTTCGCCGCCTGCGCACCGACCCGGCTTTCGCGGCAAAGCTCGGCGTCCGCGCCGCCGAAGATGCGGAAAAGCTATGGAATCTTGAAACGTATGCAGGATATTTAACAGGCAAATCTTGAATTCTTGTGAAGGCCATGCGACTAATTGCCCCCCTTGGCCGCTGATTCGTTAAAGAGGATTTGAAGGATGAAGACCGCATTGATTACCGGCATTACCGGCCAGGATGGCGCTTATTTGGCGCAACTGCTGCTGACCAAGGGTTACAAAGTTTACGGCGCCTATCGCCGCACCAGCACGCCTAATTTCTGGCGGCTCGAAGCGCTCGGCATCGCCGAGCAAGTTGAGCTGGTATGCATGGAGTTGACCGACCAGCTCAGCGTGCAGAATGTCATCAGCCAGACCAAGCCCGACGAGCTTTACAATCTCGCGGCGCAAAGCTTCGTCGCCGCCTCGTTCGAGCAGCCGATTTATACCGGCGATCTCGACGGCCTGTCGGTGACGCGGATGCTGGACGCGATCCGCGTCTTCAGCCCGAAGACAAAATTCTACCAGGCATCGACCTCGGAAATGTTCGGCAAGGTGCAGGCGGTTCCCCAAAGCGAGGACACGCCGTTTTATCCGCGCAGCCCCTATGGCGCGGCCAAGCTTTACGGCCACTGGATCACGATCAATTACCGCGAATCCTACAATCTGTTCGCCTGCTCCGGAATTCTGTTCAACCATGAATCGCCGCTGCGCGGCATCGAATTCGTCACCCGCAAGGTGACCGCCGGATTCGCCGCCATCAAGGCCGGGCTTCAGGATTGCGTGACGCTCGGCAATCTCGACGCCCAGCGCGACTGGGGCTTCGCCGGGGATTATGTCGAAGGCATGTGGCGCATGCTGCAGCAGGATACGCCCGACGATTA
Encoded proteins:
- a CDS encoding folylpolyglutamate synthase/dihydrofolate synthase family protein; translated protein: MTEARENSVAMLARLEAEFPKLDISLRPAYYDLLNALGSPQEHLPPVIHVAGTNGKGSTCAFLRAMLEAAGKRVHVYTSPHLVDFNERIRLAGKLIGENELVAILAEAEAKAKAASGAVSFFELITAAALAAFARTPADFLVMETGLGGRRDSTNVVAKPIATAITRISFDHRDYLGKTLADIAMEKAGIMKEGVPCLIGHQTADIEPVFAAEAQKIRAPLLRFGREWRVDPSGSKAFRYADRLGTLELPLPGLLGAHQIANASLALAILRLGAGEKISDHAIADGLQKVEWPARLQRLKSGPLIDLIPKNWELWLDGGHNDSAGEVLAIQAEDWKHRDGARPKPLFIVYGMLNSKNPQEFLAPLASHAAALRAVTIPGEPNSLTLRDAVAAAAAAGIHDPAPALDMRQAVQDLSRQSAAAARLLICGSLHLAGEVLRHHK
- the accD gene encoding acetyl-CoA carboxylase, carboxyltransferase subunit beta; protein product: MNWLQNFVRPKIRGLVAPSKDVPDNLWDKCPGCGAMLFKRELEENLDVCRHCGHHLKLSAVKRCDILFDGAQYKFIEMPKVRPDPLKFRDQKRYAERLKDAQSKTGRNDALIAAEGKIGGQSAVAAVFDFAFMGGSMGTGVGEGFVVAARRAIETRSAFIAIPASGGARMQEGALSLMQMPRTIIAVEEVRRAGLPYIVVLTDPTTGGVTASFAMVGDIHIAERGATIGFAGARVIESTIRETLPPGFQRSEYLLDHGMVDIVVTRKELHATLARILGLLMPGTAMLPRLVGARA
- the trpA gene encoding tryptophan synthase subunit alpha, which gives rise to MTGRIAAAFAKTKAANRAALIAFVMAGDPDHETAAKILRELPGAGADIIELGMPFSDPMADGPAIQAAGLRALNNGATMHRTLDLARGFRRENQKTPLILMGYFNPILAYGPEKFIEDAAQAGIDGFIIVDLPPEEDEEFRSGAQAAGLDVIHLATPTTDAARLPKVLNGASGFLYYVSITGITGTKSAAGKDVAEAIAEFRRHTKLPIAAGFGLRAPEQIKAIAGDVDGVVVGSALAGCIAANLDGTGQAGAQMMPNLLGLVRQLADAAHRN
- the trpB gene encoding tryptophan synthase subunit beta, with the translated sequence MTIANSFKQMPDARGHFGPYGGRYVAETLMPLILRVEEAYIAAKDDPAFQAELDYYLEHYVGRPSPLYYAARMTESLGGAKIYFKREELNHTGAHKINHCMGQILLAKRMGKTRIIAETGAGQHGVATATVAALFNLPCTVYMGALDVERQQPNVFRMKLLGAEVVPVESGSRSLKDAMNEALRDWVGNVHDTFYIIGSVAGPHPYPMMVRDFQSIIGRETRAQMLKAEGRLPDTLVACVGGGSNALGLFHDFLDESEVKMIAVEAAGHGVDTDKHAASLAGGSPAVMHGMKSYYLQTPDGQITEAHSISAGLDYPGIGPEHAWLFDNKRVDYVSITDNEALDAFQFCAKMEGIIPALEPSHALAQVMKIAPGLPKDHLLVVNLSGRGDKDIFTVAKMLGVAI
- a CDS encoding ribokinase, translating into MPKVVIAGSINMDVVAYARRLPLPGETIHAEKLEYFPGGKGLNQAIASARYGASTMLAGKVGEDDAGIRLLAYLKENGVDVSLIGTSGKEHTGTALITVAGDKNTIVVAGGANMELSPKDAQRIPLSPNDIVVSQFETPLPFVTALFVRGHANETINILNPSPARKIPRGLMRATDILVVNETELGMLAEAAIKENASASRIVRHAASIATHRGQRIVVTLGKRGQISVMDGKHAEHPPRQARRAVDPTAAGDCFLGNLAGGLAENRSFDAAMEFASAAAAMSVEVKGAAPSLPAHAAILKRFPELRS
- a CDS encoding PfkB family carbohydrate kinase, which encodes MPIKPKVIIAGAISYDHIFYLQRLPWTDEIMKANKDGVFPGGKGLNQAVASAAYGMPTYLVGKTGEDAEALNLRKYLKEQAVGLKYVGKTPMAPTGKAFVQSVGDHHSVTMAANSANDHLTKEDVREVQINPGDVVVGQTEISSDILIALFEKSKARGAKTVLNFAPAKKLPTKLQALTDIIVVNERNLSIIVKGTDFALAEATPNELAGCARTLLLHPEKQDVVLIRGEHGLIAITGQRGLILKSEVDANNVDVTGMEDCVIGNLAASIADEKSMRVALTFSAAAGAIAREGQGAGTAMPKQNEVVNRLNSSAKPASRSVPPPVRPNGVPGIPRGNPPDSSTPT
- a CDS encoding phosphoribosylanthranilate isomerase, with translation MPVKVKICGINDPQSLTAAIGAGAHYVGLVFHPLSPRAVTLEQAAQLARLAAGRIQIAGLFVDPDDAALQAALRHVPLDWLQLHGSEAPRRVAAIKAATGAKIIKAVKIAAAEDFAAVADYAPLADQLLFDAKPAPGASLPGGNAAAFDWRLLAGRTFPRPWMLAGGLTPDNVAEAVGISGAAQVDVSSGVEDRPGVKNPAKIAAFCAAIG
- a CDS encoding TIGR00282 family metallophosphoesterase, whose protein sequence is MNILFIGDIVGRSGREAVAAHLPRLKEKLRPDIIIANAENAAAGFGVTQKLAREFFALGIHCLTTGNHVWDQKELLGQIHQEPHLLRPLNYPEGTPGRGETVITTAAGKKVLVANLMGRLFMEALDDPFASAQKLLATHRLGHSVDAIFIDFHAEASSEKMAFGHYLDGRVSAVVGTHTHIPTADAFILPGGTAYQTDAGMSGDYDSVIGMKKDVPVAKFTRKLPTERMTPAEGEATLCGAFITTDDRTGLASSIRPIRAGGRLAPTED
- a CDS encoding 4-(cytidine 5'-diphospho)-2-C-methyl-D-erythritol kinase, coding for MHTITMFAPAKINLYLHVTGRREDGYHLLDSLVAFADIGDRIAVEAADRFEFALTGPMAASLAGENPEGNLAVRAAKTLALAAKKPLNFKITLEKNLPIASGIGGGSTDAAAALLALARFWNLRPETLPLHEIARGLGQDIPACLLRRPCYFRNIGDELDPAPNLPRTGIVLANPGLSVPTPAVFKRRQGDFSPPARLEPAATLQDLIAALKTRRNDLYAPAIELAPAIADCLNAVAATQDCLLARMSGSGATCFGLYETAALAGAAAAALQKQHPDWWVQSGVVPFADS
- a CDS encoding glycosyltransferase family 4 protein, whose translation is MISPRTLAHKIWQRFPPAWRREILFRLSSAFAPRPDRNPIIPPGAPVIVVGPLAAATGLGEWARLALQAFQTAGLDARGIDLSKALMQGADFPQTAWREGRDAYGPGTLVLHINAPYVPLALWLLGRRLVRGKKIIACWAWELPDIPADWRWGLPFAHEIWGLSRFTADAIARHTALPVKVTPLPVVKGEASPPEARPWVKPKGVFAALTMFNMASGFTRKNPLGAVEAFKKAFGDDPGCMLLIKTVNGQHYPEGLEELRRAIGDAANIRLMDKTFTAAETSSLIEECDAVLSLHRAEGFGLVPAEAMRRGKPVVATGWSGNMDFMNAENSCPVGYRLAPAHDPQRTYDHAAQNWAEPDTDEAAACLRRLRTDPAFAAKLGVRAAEDAEKLWNLETYAGYLTGKS
- the gmd gene encoding GDP-mannose 4,6-dehydratase; protein product: MKTALITGITGQDGAYLAQLLLTKGYKVYGAYRRTSTPNFWRLEALGIAEQVELVCMELTDQLSVQNVISQTKPDELYNLAAQSFVAASFEQPIYTGDLDGLSVTRMLDAIRVFSPKTKFYQASTSEMFGKVQAVPQSEDTPFYPRSPYGAAKLYGHWITINYRESYNLFACSGILFNHESPLRGIEFVTRKVTAGFAAIKAGLQDCVTLGNLDAQRDWGFAGDYVEGMWRMLQQDTPDDYVLATGKTHTIRHFIELAAHGAGADIVWQGKGVDETGIDRRSGKAWVRVSPQFYRPAEVDLLLGDPAKAKRQLGWESRMPLETLAQNMMEADLARVADKAPAAKLARVS